Proteins encoded together in one Halalkaliarchaeum sp. AArc-CO window:
- a CDS encoding S8 family serine peptidase, translating into MTDTNHTESDDDDVLPVSRRSVLRTAGAAGAVGAIGSQPAAAARPKRRIVGVQPGRAGIVNRGLPADRTIKTLDFGRIGQAIVGRWPDQALRGLQRNPNVRYVEDDRTIWPEGHGGADLDWGADRIDAEIAHEAGHTGAGVSVAIVDSGIDLRHDELVDTLHHSLHFAPNVCDSGDCPEDWHDDNGHGTLVAGIVAASHDTGNRPIGVAPEATLHAVKVWAGATEEGFSSDLAEGIKWVADNDIDIANMSLGSSHSQTVEDAMEYATARDVVLISSAGNERGGDVTFPGGYPQDVGVSGITELDELSTISSTGPEVDIGAPTAPAPGSPQDGRGVLTTRLNGGTHRTGGTSSAAPHVAGAAALLLANGTPPGDVQDVLESTAEDLGLDAQEQGAGLVDVANALGLDSANDLLEVETRGTGARRHEHASLIGRVNHLVGSDTAEVFFEFRIQGTSGWERTDGEEISPDEPIAPILGNEELFGQIAEDLEPDTRYDFRAAATVTEDAEGWESTEHGERLVVTTLGYPTAAFEVANDPPVNEGDTVIFDASASEAPTDRHTGQPREIKEYKWDFGDGTTETTDEPTIEHSYGPVGEGNYGTFDVTLTVTDKDDGSDEELSVTEQEIRINAYPIAEFDVLVDPPEQPAVRGEPVAFDASASFDPDGEIDEYEWDFGDGIVETSDEPTIEHTYDEGGLMTVTLTVTDDDGAAHEERSVHREDVTVHIRVSIDVKPSENGTNPVNLRDETIIPVAVLHTADFDSPAALDPDTVRFGAPPTIDTGDGAAPIHDGGHVDDVNDSGDEDWHCHFATGDTGFDRDDDEAKLAGETDDGTPVFGFDDVRIVGGGRS; encoded by the coding sequence ATGACAGACACGAACCACACAGAATCCGACGACGACGACGTCCTCCCGGTCAGTCGGCGATCCGTTCTCAGGACCGCCGGTGCCGCCGGTGCCGTCGGTGCCATCGGATCCCAACCCGCAGCTGCAGCGCGACCGAAACGGCGAATCGTCGGCGTACAGCCGGGCCGAGCAGGGATTGTCAACCGCGGCTTGCCGGCGGATCGAACGATCAAAACCCTGGATTTCGGCCGGATCGGACAGGCCATCGTCGGCCGGTGGCCCGACCAGGCGCTCCGGGGGCTCCAGCGGAATCCGAACGTCCGGTACGTCGAAGACGACAGGACGATCTGGCCCGAGGGGCACGGTGGAGCCGACCTCGACTGGGGCGCAGATCGCATCGACGCGGAGATCGCCCACGAGGCGGGACACACCGGCGCGGGGGTGAGCGTCGCGATCGTCGACAGCGGGATCGACCTCCGCCACGACGAACTGGTCGACACCCTCCACCATTCGCTTCACTTCGCGCCGAACGTCTGCGACAGCGGAGACTGCCCCGAGGACTGGCACGACGACAACGGCCACGGAACGCTCGTCGCCGGAATCGTGGCCGCCTCCCACGACACCGGCAATCGCCCGATCGGCGTGGCCCCCGAAGCGACCTTACACGCGGTGAAGGTGTGGGCCGGCGCAACCGAAGAGGGCTTCTCCTCGGACCTGGCGGAGGGGATCAAATGGGTTGCCGACAACGACATCGACATCGCGAACATGAGCCTGGGGTCGTCCCACAGCCAGACCGTCGAGGATGCGATGGAGTACGCCACAGCCAGGGACGTCGTGTTGATTTCCTCGGCCGGGAACGAACGGGGCGGGGACGTGACGTTCCCGGGCGGCTATCCACAGGACGTCGGCGTGAGTGGGATCACCGAACTGGACGAACTGTCGACGATCTCGTCGACGGGACCCGAGGTCGACATCGGCGCGCCGACGGCCCCCGCGCCAGGATCGCCTCAGGACGGCCGGGGGGTCCTCACAACGCGGCTGAACGGGGGAACCCACCGGACCGGCGGGACCTCCTCGGCTGCGCCACACGTCGCCGGCGCCGCGGCGCTGTTGCTCGCGAACGGAACCCCGCCGGGAGACGTCCAGGACGTCCTCGAGTCGACGGCCGAGGATCTCGGACTCGATGCACAGGAACAGGGCGCTGGCCTGGTCGACGTCGCCAACGCGCTCGGCCTCGATTCGGCAAACGACCTGCTCGAGGTGGAGACCCGTGGAACCGGCGCGAGACGCCACGAGCATGCGTCGCTGATCGGTCGGGTGAACCATCTCGTCGGCTCGGATACCGCCGAGGTGTTCTTCGAATTCCGAATACAGGGCACGTCCGGCTGGGAGCGCACGGATGGCGAGGAAATCTCTCCGGACGAGCCGATTGCCCCGATCCTGGGCAATGAGGAACTCTTCGGACAAATCGCCGAGGATCTCGAACCGGACACCCGATACGATTTCCGGGCAGCCGCAACCGTGACCGAGGACGCCGAAGGGTGGGAATCGACCGAGCACGGCGAACGACTGGTGGTCACCACGCTCGGCTACCCGACCGCAGCCTTCGAGGTCGCAAACGACCCACCCGTGAACGAAGGGGACACCGTCATCTTCGACGCGTCCGCCTCGGAAGCCCCGACTGATAGGCACACCGGCCAACCGCGAGAGATCAAGGAGTACAAATGGGACTTCGGCGACGGGACCACCGAGACGACCGACGAACCCACGATCGAACACTCCTACGGACCGGTCGGCGAAGGGAATTACGGGACATTCGACGTCACGCTCACCGTCACCGACAAAGACGATGGCTCGGACGAGGAACTATCAGTGACCGAGCAGGAGATCCGGATCAACGCGTATCCGATCGCCGAGTTCGACGTGCTGGTCGACCCGCCGGAACAGCCGGCCGTCCGGGGCGAACCCGTCGCGTTCGACGCCTCGGCGTCGTTCGATCCCGACGGTGAGATCGACGAGTACGAGTGGGACTTCGGCGACGGCATCGTCGAGACGTCCGACGAACCGACGATCGAACACACGTACGACGAGGGTGGCCTGATGACAGTCACGCTCACCGTCACCGACGACGACGGGGCCGCCCACGAGGAGCGTTCGGTTCACCGCGAAGACGTCACCGTGCACATCCGAGTCTCGATCGACGTCAAACCGTCCGAGAACGGGACCAACCCCGTCAATCTGCGAGACGAGACGATCATCCCGGTCGCAGTGTTGCACACAGCCGACTTCGATTCGCCTGCCGCGCTCGATCCGGACACGGTGAGGTTCGGCGCACCACCGACGATCGACACCGGGGACGGGGCAGCCCCGATTCACGACGGCGGCCACGTCGACGACGTGAACGACAGCGGCGACGAGGACTGGCACTGTCACTTCGCGACGGGGGACACCGGCTTCGATCGCGATGACGACGAAGCGAAACTCGCCGGCGAGACGGACGACGGCACGCCCGTGTTCGGCTTCGACGACGTGCGGATCGTCGGTGGGGGGCGCTCCTGA
- a CDS encoding sugar transferase, with translation MLSGWRYRIASATGVICLTAGALLVANHPTAQLLFTTYVPLFNRLDPTVLTGAELQLALLLSVVAIGGALVPLYKPRPRRILDTVFFAQKRVLVGGLALATLGYFRWSYRHPRATLTMMVGALLVAIPLWFVWIRRRPTSDPERTLLVGDDPGQLERIVTETEHPFVGYLAPTAVFGGEEEAENAIPAPPRADGGVQADLEHLGGLSRLEDALVERDIDAVVLAFRQPDRAEFFGALDACYEHGVAAKVHREYADSVLTAEDSLGTLVDVEVEPWDIQDYALKRAFDVAFAGSALLALSPVILLIALAIKLEGEGPVLFSQKRTYLFGETFTVYKFRTLKPDPEGEVGTTIDDNRETPLGNFLRTTHLDEIPQLWSILVGDMSVVGPRPAQTDLESDFEAEADHWRHRWFVKPGLTGLAQINDATSQEPREKIQYDIQYIRTQSFTGDLKIVFRQFWQVGTDVFELVIGQDSDDE, from the coding sequence ATGCTCTCCGGCTGGCGTTACCGCATCGCGAGTGCAACAGGTGTGATCTGTCTCACAGCCGGTGCACTGCTCGTGGCCAACCACCCCACTGCCCAATTGCTGTTTACTACATACGTTCCCCTCTTTAACCGCCTCGATCCCACGGTTCTCACAGGTGCGGAACTTCAGCTCGCACTGTTGTTGAGCGTCGTCGCGATCGGGGGTGCACTCGTTCCCCTTTATAAACCTCGTCCGCGGCGCATCCTCGATACAGTATTCTTCGCCCAAAAGCGGGTGCTCGTGGGGGGACTCGCGCTCGCAACGCTCGGGTATTTCCGGTGGTCGTACCGACATCCGCGTGCGACGCTGACGATGATGGTCGGGGCCCTCCTCGTGGCGATCCCGCTGTGGTTCGTCTGGATCCGCCGTCGACCCACGAGTGATCCCGAGCGCACACTGCTGGTCGGCGACGATCCGGGTCAGCTGGAACGGATCGTCACGGAGACTGAGCACCCCTTCGTAGGCTATCTCGCCCCGACGGCAGTCTTCGGCGGCGAGGAGGAAGCCGAGAACGCGATCCCTGCACCGCCACGCGCGGACGGTGGGGTCCAGGCCGACCTCGAACACCTCGGTGGACTCTCTCGCCTGGAGGACGCCCTCGTCGAACGCGATATCGACGCCGTCGTCCTGGCGTTCCGGCAACCCGATCGGGCGGAGTTCTTCGGCGCGCTGGACGCCTGCTACGAACACGGCGTTGCAGCCAAGGTCCACCGGGAGTACGCCGACAGCGTGCTCACGGCCGAGGACAGCCTCGGAACACTCGTCGATGTCGAGGTGGAACCCTGGGACATTCAGGACTATGCCCTCAAACGCGCCTTCGACGTCGCCTTCGCCGGCAGTGCCCTGCTCGCTCTCTCGCCGGTAATCTTGTTAATCGCCCTCGCGATCAAACTCGAGGGTGAGGGACCAGTTCTGTTTTCGCAAAAGCGAACCTACCTCTTCGGGGAGACCTTCACGGTCTATAAGTTCCGAACGCTCAAGCCCGATCCAGAAGGTGAAGTCGGCACGACGATCGACGACAATCGGGAGACGCCACTCGGAAACTTCCTCCGGACGACCCACCTCGACGAGATTCCCCAGCTGTGGTCGATCCTCGTCGGCGACATGAGCGTCGTCGGCCCCCGGCCGGCCCAGACGGATCTCGAATCGGACTTCGAAGCCGAGGCCGACCACTGGCGACACCGCTGGTTCGTTAAACCCGGCCTGACGGGGCTCGCCCAGATCAATGACGCAACCAGCCAGGAACCCCGCGAGAAAATTCAGTACGACATTCAGTACATTCGGACTCAGTCATTCACGGGGGATCTGAAAATCGTCTTCCGACAGTTCTGGCAGGTGGGAACCGACGTATTCGAGCTGGTGATTGGCCAGGACAGCGATGACGAGTAA
- a CDS encoding nucleotide sugar dehydrogenase produces the protein MTREVATLRDRLVDRDASVGIVGLGYVGLPLALEFTAAGFDVSGFDIDVGRVERLLNGDSYVDDVSDGDLAAGLAAGFTAGADPSIVEGCDAYVIAVPTGMNDATGEPRMDAVEAAAETVATQSGSRETLVVVSSTVYPGATQEIVAPIVVNDRERTPADAPVRLAMVPERLNPGGDVPFEEIPLVVGADTEPAREAALALFDAVVADTHPVASTETAELAKTLENTYRMVNIALVNELVTLAEGLDGDVWEAIDAAATKPFGFQAFYPGPGVGGHCIPVDPQFLAWRAEEFGGELSFLQDAHRLNERMPALVVDRLETMLRARGVSPDEASVVALGAAYKPNVGDTRNSPALRVADRLDDRATVTVVDPHVDEDGTARQLLRSPREADLSGADAVLLLVDHDEFDLEYVGERGRFVFDTRNAMPEECAADVVTLGDVVEQAELNPAVLSP, from the coding sequence ATGACTCGCGAGGTGGCGACCCTCAGGGACAGGCTGGTCGACAGGGATGCAAGCGTCGGCATCGTCGGCCTGGGCTACGTCGGGTTGCCGCTGGCGCTCGAGTTCACGGCCGCCGGCTTCGACGTCTCGGGGTTCGACATCGACGTCGGGCGCGTGGAACGGCTATTGAACGGCGACAGCTACGTCGACGACGTGAGCGACGGGGACCTGGCGGCCGGCCTGGCGGCGGGCTTTACTGCCGGGGCGGACCCGAGCATCGTCGAGGGCTGTGACGCGTACGTGATTGCGGTACCTACCGGGATGAACGACGCGACGGGCGAGCCCCGGATGGACGCCGTCGAGGCAGCCGCCGAGACCGTCGCAACGCAGTCGGGCTCCCGGGAGACGCTGGTAGTCGTTTCGAGTACGGTCTACCCCGGAGCCACGCAGGAGATCGTCGCACCGATCGTCGTGAACGACCGCGAACGGACGCCGGCCGACGCGCCGGTGCGGCTGGCGATGGTCCCCGAGCGGTTGAACCCCGGCGGGGACGTCCCGTTCGAGGAAATCCCGCTGGTGGTGGGCGCCGACACAGAGCCGGCGCGGGAAGCGGCCCTGGCACTGTTCGACGCCGTGGTCGCCGACACGCATCCTGTCGCGTCGACCGAGACCGCCGAACTGGCGAAGACACTCGAAAACACCTACCGGATGGTGAACATCGCCCTGGTGAACGAACTGGTGACGCTTGCGGAGGGACTCGACGGCGACGTCTGGGAGGCGATCGACGCTGCGGCGACGAAGCCGTTCGGCTTTCAGGCCTTCTACCCGGGACCGGGCGTCGGCGGCCATTGCATCCCGGTCGATCCGCAGTTCCTGGCGTGGCGGGCCGAGGAGTTCGGCGGGGAGCTGTCGTTCTTGCAGGACGCCCACCGGCTCAACGAGCGCATGCCCGCGCTGGTTGTCGACCGGCTGGAGACAATGCTCAGGGCGCGGGGCGTCTCGCCCGACGAGGCGTCGGTTGTGGCGCTCGGGGCCGCGTACAAGCCGAATGTCGGCGACACCCGGAATTCGCCGGCGCTGCGGGTGGCCGACCGGCTCGACGACCGCGCGACAGTGACGGTCGTTGATCCCCACGTCGACGAGGATGGAACCGCACGTCAACTGTTGCGTTCGCCCAGGGAGGCAGATCTATCCGGGGCCGACGCGGTGCTGCTGCTCGTCGATCACGACGAATTCGACCTGGAGTACGTCGGCGAACGGGGGCGATTCGTCTTCGACACCAGGAACGCGATGCCCGAGGAGTGTGCCGCCGACGTGGTGACACTGGGTGACGTCGTCGAGCAGGCGGAGTTAAACCCAGCCGTTTTGTCGCCGTAG